The DNA window CAGTTCTGGGGCGCTGGCTCCACCACCTCCGCGCCCTTGACCCCCATCGAGTGACGCGCGCGCTCTCTCTCGCTCTCCATGCGCTCCGCGCGCGAGGACGACGTGCGCGCGCCCGGGGCCGGCATCGCCAGGGTGCGCACTTGAACGACTCCAGGGTGGATCGTGGAGGCTGGTACGTCGTTGTCCCACTGGATCTTTCAGGTCTCAGGTGGATGGGACCGTGGCTTGGTCGTTTTGCAGCACGGTCGCCCTCGCGACGGGCTGCGTCATGACCCGTTCCGTTGTGATGGCTTTTTGGTGGGCTGATCGCGGGTGACGCGTGGTGTCGGTGGCGGGCACATCGGTTGCGATGGAGCGCTGCGTCAGGAGGCAGGCGAATGAGCGAGCGGGATGCGAAGCAGTCGGTGATGGGTCGGTGGTTCGCGCGGGGCGCGGGGCTGCTGGTCCAGGCGGCGCTGGTGATGGGATGTGCCACAGCGCCGGTGGACGAGGCCGAGCAAGAGGTGGTGGAGAACGACAACGACGCGCTCTTCAATGACAACTACGCGCAGACGAGGTACCCGATCGTCCTCGCGCACGGGATGGCGGGGTTCGACTCGCTGTTCGGGGTGCTCGACTATTTCCACGGCGTGGAGTCGACGCTGCGCTCCAGCGGCGCGCAGGTGTACGTGACGCAGGTGCCGGCGTTCAACACGACCGAGGAGCGCGGTGAGGCGCTGCTCGCGCAGGTGCAGAACATCGTCGCGCGGAGCGGCCGCGGGAAGGTGAACCTGATCGGGCACAGCCACGGCGGTCTGGACATCCGCTACGTCGCCTCCGTTCGTCCCGACCTCGTGGCGTCCGTGACGTCGGTCGGCTCGCCGCACCGCGGCGCAGAGCTGGCGACGTACCTGCGCGGTCAGGTCCGGCCGGGCGGGTTCACCGAAGGGGTGCTGTCGTATTTCGCCAACTCGCTGGGGACGGTGCTCGGGCTGCTGAGCGGTCACTCCAGCCAGCAGAACGCGCTGGGCGCGCTGCACGCGCTGTCGGCCGACGGGATGGCCCAGTTCAATGCGACGTACCCGGCAGGGATCCCGTCGACGAAGTGCGGCCAGGGCG is part of the Chondromyces crocatus genome and encodes:
- a CDS encoding lipase family alpha/beta hydrolase, producing MSERDAKQSVMGRWFARGAGLLVQAALVMGCATAPVDEAEQEVVENDNDALFNDNYAQTRYPIVLAHGMAGFDSLFGVLDYFHGVESTLRSSGAQVYVTQVPAFNTTEERGEALLAQVQNIVARSGRGKVNLIGHSHGGLDIRYVASVRPDLVASVTSVGSPHRGAELATYLRGQVRPGGFTEGVLSYFANSLGTVLGLLSGHSSQQNALGALHALSADGMAQFNATYPAGIPSTKCGQGASSVNGVKYYSWSGTGVVTNVLDAGDYAFGLTRLFYNEANDGLVGQCSSHLGTVLRDDYYMNHLDEVNQLVGITALFTTDPKSVFRSHANRLKNSGL